The genomic DNA AATTTTCGATTAATTTTCAGTAAATGCCACAAGATAAAGCTTCCCCAATTTAATTATCACGGCAGCTAAGGCAATTTGAATGCACTGACTACACGAAGTGACCAGGCCCTCTCCCGCGTTACTATTTCTTTAACCTTGCCAAGATTAACGAAGTTTTATGTGAGTAAAAATAATGCATTTAAGAGAAAACTGGAAACTGGTCTTATAAAGGTGTGATGTATTCATTCAGAATGGTATATCTGGTTTACTGATCTGTAACCATCTGCTGTACCAACGGGATAGTATCCATGGCTCTCAATTTTTATTATTGGGTGGGGTCCAGTCAAGCCTTGGTAGCTTGCATACATCCCCAGCAACGATGTCCAAACATTTTCCGATTTAGCGATTTCAAATATGATTGTTTCCGTGTGGACTGAGGCGCTCACAAACTGTCAAAATTTAAAGGCAACGGTGAGTCGGTTTTTGCTATTGACCGAGAAAATTCATTGATGCTTTATCTGACCGTTACAGCCATAAAGAGGCACagacatgcatttttaaaacgTATAGCAGAGAGGAGGGATTATCAACAGTTTAAGTCTCACTCACACTTTAACTCTCACTCACGGATTATTCATGATTCCACCGAATGTCATTGACCATCACACAAAATTGATTAAGTCGTGTATTTTTAAGTCCTGATATAATGGAAATTAAGTGAGACCATGTATTATCTGCTTCTATATCCTAAACTGTACGTCTTTTGTTCTgcagtagtaaaaaaaaacctcttttaaATGTCTTAATCAATATTGGTGTGTCTTTATATAAGAAGGAATTCCCTTTAGTTTTGTCAGTTGCTATTATGCACCCAGGGGCATTTGTGACAACACAGATAAGAGGTTATCTTATTTTTCATTATCCTAAACAAATACACTGCTTTGAATATTAATCATTTAGGGGAAGCATTTAcctttgaaactgaaaataaaagactttTCTACATGTTGAaccaacttttttcttttttcaccatcgcttttgaccaattgcagggtCCTGCGTCCACCGGGCGGAGGCTCCAACATCAGCTTCGGCAATGAGGAAGAGAAACCTGTCAACCGTAAAGACAAAATGGCCTCCAGTATTTTTGCTGAACCAGAAGACCCTCATGCTCATCGAAGGAACAATCCACCCGGTAACTGTCTTGATGTACTTGTCTGTATCAGTGGTACCTTTCTCTAATTACTGCTTTTAGCACTTTGAAGATTAAGATATCTTGCTTATGAATCTTTCTGCAGTGAGTCAACTGAGGTGTTCTGCTTTGTCAGCACAGACTGCAGTTACTTTACAAAAAGCAGTTTTAGTGATGGCAGTAAATGAGTCTGCCCAGAGGTTTACCTCTGTTCTCCTGTGACAATTACTGCAGTATATTACTTTGATGTACTGTtaattttctgtcttgtttggGGCTTGTCACAGGTGGAGCGCCTAGTGGTGTGCTGTGCGGGGAACCCTCAGCTCCACTGAGGAGATGTCACACTCAAGCTGCTGCTCAAAATAACACTACACCAGAGGAAAGCACAACTGTGCAGAGAGTTGGGGTACTTAGACATTCATTATATCGTTAATAGTTGACACAGTACATGAACTGTACATCCTAAACGTAATTAGTTTGGAGCCCTGCTTAGACTTCTCTATCAATAACAGTAGCCAACTGCTTGTGTAAGAAGGACGCTTTGCAGTAAGTTCGTGGGTCTGTTGTAGACTATCAATGTTACCCTTCTCTCTACCAGATGAGATCatagcaggagcagtgggtcAGTGACTGTTGCAATTAGTCTGATTATGCAGCATCTGTTTCTGAAGCCTTTATTTTGCCAGATTTTGAGTGAGAGGACACAGAGTATCCTTAAACCTCAAATGTGAACCAAGGAATAGGGCGATTTACAGGAATAGGCCTCTTACATTTGACAAACAGGGCTTCTTGTACACCTGGAACAGAAAGATGACAGAATGCGTCTGGAATGTTCGCTGGTTAATCATTTTCTGGGCATAAGGCAAGACAAAACAGCAGCCAAAGGTTGGCAGTCTTTTGGTGTCTGAAATTGATCAGAATGCTGCAGGGCAGGCTGCTGCCACCCACTGTCCTATTTGCTCACTGCTCTGGTATTGTAAACACTTTTTGTTTGACTGCCCTTCCGGGTTTGGCTTCTCTTTACTTTTTATCTCGTATATCTACCATCTCGCGCAACCGGTTGTTAGAAACCGTCAGCCATTCTCGTACGAGACGCTACAGGATCTGCCAGTATTGGTTAAAACCCGTCTTTTTCAAAAGGACTTTGATTAATTGAAATCAAGAACATTAGGTCCtgtgaaaacaagaaaacaacaacagtttgCTCAACCCAAATTATTAGCATTATGCCTTGCTTATCAGATTAGGAACACTGTAAAATGTACCagtaaaatgacaataaaattcttgaataaacatgacattttaattgAACAGAATTCAAAACCCATGGAACACCAAGACAAATCTGAAAGGGAGGGTAATTCAGGGAGGACACTCTAAAACCCAACAGGCAGAGTCATGGGGATacgtttggttgtttttgttggttgtttGGAGGCCTGAACTTTAGTGTCATGTCAGTAATGAGTCACTGTGTGTTGTCTCGTACCAGAATAACCTCTCTGCTTCCTTGCAGGGTGACGGTGAGACTTTGAACGCCGGTGAGTACCTTACCACAGTCTCTAGGCTTATGTATGTTAATTGTGTTATGTCAGTTAAACTGTATGGAATTGCTTATAAGGTAATTCaatgttcatatttaaaactTGTTTATATGTCGTCTATACTTTAAACACCTCAGTGTTTTACTTT from Chanos chanos chromosome 8, fChaCha1.1, whole genome shotgun sequence includes the following:
- the jpt1a gene encoding jupiter microtubule associated homolog 1a yields the protein MTTTTTFQGLDPGSKSSSRVLRPPGGGSNISFGNEEEKPVNRKDKMASSIFAEPEDPHAHRRNNPPGGAPSGVLCGEPSAPLRRCHTQAAAQNNTTPEESTTGDGETLNAENTEEPESVPEQKEETQAHATAQAAGLSSGRRNPPGGKSSLILG